A window of Thermocladium sp. ECH_B genomic DNA:
CTTCGCTTCATCGGTGCCAATTATGTATCAGCTATAATTTAACGCTATCGCTTCTTAGATCTCGACTCAAGAAAACCACCAGGAAGCTCATTATCTTTAATCTGTTTTCCAGCTGATGTTTGCGGGGAATAAGTTATATTCCATTAATTTGGCACTTTATGGGAATCCACCGGAGCTGTTAGCCATTAATCCTCCAAATAACATGTGGCCAATTAGTGGGGATGCCATATAAACCACTAGAGTTAATGCCGTTAATGCAATTGCATGCTTAAAGCCCATCGCTAACTCGCCCTCGCCTAATTTGCCGGCCACGAAGCCCATTAGGAATGAATTAATTATAACTGATATGGAGAAGGATGTAGATAATAAATCAATTGTGCTGGGCGGGAAGTGGTTAAGCACAGCGGCTAGGCTAACAATTGATGATAACATTATGGCGAGCGTTAATATGAGTATGCCGGCTCCTATATATGGCACGAAGCGGAGAGGCTTCATCCTGGCCCTAGCATCTTCCTGAATAGTGACGATATCGGATGAAAAAGATGCTAGGCTCTCTAATACTTCTGGCCTAGCTCCCCCGAACTCTATTGATTCTAGGAGCAACCAATTAAAAACCTTGGCCAAGTATGAGTGCATTCTACCCATTACGCTATTAACGACATTGCGGAGGGGCTCACCATAACGTACTTGCTTGGTTATTTCTGCCAGATATGGATCCAATTCACCGTAATGCCTAGTCTCACTCAATGTCTCAAATATCTTCTCCGGCACGAAACCTGACTTGCTTAATTCCGTGAAGTCCCGTAAGAACAATGATAATTCCTTCTCCAGTTCCCAACGCTGAGAAACTATTCTGGATCCATATATTGCTGCTGGCGTAAAAGCGATTATCAACGTAATGCCGACGACCTCAGTGAAATCGAATGGATAACCAAACAAAAGTACCCTATTAGCTAAGTTACCATGGAACCACTCAACAAAGAAAAATAGGGAGGCTACTCCAGCAATTGCTGCAGCTATGCCGCCCACCTTATATGGACGATAATCCGTGAAAGGCGTCTTGAAACCGGAGACCTCGCCTAAGTACATGAATGCGAGAGTTATCATTGGGGTTATNAATAGACCAAACATAAAATTGGAATTAATTGCNTGATTAACTGCAGCNAAGGCATTCCCATTAGGAGTCACTGTTTGAGCTAGGTACATAACATCAAGTCCTATCAATAATATGACTGCGGAACCTATGTATGATTCCATTAATGTTCCCAACATCTCTGCGCCCCTTCTAGCACGCTCAACAGTGGCCGATACTATGTCATGAAGCTTGGTATTAACGAAGTGAAGCACGTCTCCGCCCGTTCTTACATTAGTCACATAACCTGTCATGAATTCCATGAAGCTCTTGCTCGGCGATGATAATGCAACATCGTTTAAAGCCGATATTGGATCCTCCCCAAACGCCTTAAATCTCATATATGCCATTCTAGAGACGCGGGCGGTCGTGTCCAGTATTGAGATGGAGGCCACTCTCTCCACAGCCCTGAACACGGATAACCCGGAGCTAACCATCATTGATAGATATGCCGAGAAGAATGGAAGTTCGGTATCTATCTTAAATGCCAGATCCGATGAGGATATCTTAGGCATATTATAAAGCATTAAAAAAATGAGGGGGGGCACCACCAATATGGAGAATCCAATCAATACCTTAATAGTGAACGGCAAAAAAGCCGAGTTAAAAGCCATGCCGTTTCTAAACGATACAATGAAGAATTCATAGTTCGGAATTATCAATACTAAAGATAGCGAGACCACGATGCCGGTAATTATTAACGTCACTAATAATATTCGCGCTAGGAATCTCTCCGGCGCCGTAAACGATAGAGAGGAGGAAAGCAGTCTCTCCAACTCGGCTCTTCTTTTCTCATTCTTCAGCATTAATCTAACTAATGGCATCATGCTGGATAGAGCCACATCATCAAACCCCATACCCTAAGAGGAATGATTGGGATTTTTAACCTTTTTCGAATTAGAATTCAAGTACCAAGAGCCCACGCCGATACATACTTCCTCTGCTCATCAGTTAATTCATCAATCCCAATCCCCATGGCCTTAAGCTTTAATCTAGCTATTTCAATATCAAGGTCCTCGGGCAACTTATATACCGCTGGCTGCATTCTACCCTTATTCTTAACTATATGCTCGGATGCCAACGCTTGGTTCGCAAATGATAAATCCATAACCTCTGATGGATGGCCCTCCGCCGCCACCAAATTAACTAGCCTTCCTTCGCCTAATAAGAATATTACCTTGCCATTGGGTAGTTTATACTCGACCATGAATGGCCTTATTTCACGCTTCCTAATCGCATTTCGTTCAATGGCATCAACATCTATCTCCACATTGAAGTGACCGGCATTGGCCAGCATAGCTCCATCTTTCATCTTGAGAATCGCCTCGTAATTTATTACGCGCATATCGCCGGTGGCCGTTATGAATATATCGCCTTCCTCCGCAGCCCTTGATATCGGCATTACTTCAAATCCATCGAAAACCGCCTCCAAGGCCCTTACTGGATCAACCTCCGTCACAATAACCCTCCTCGCGCCAAGTCCACGAGCCCTAGCCGCTATGCCTCTCCCTACCCAACCATAACCCGATACGACCACTACCTTTCCAGCTATCAGTACATTCGTGGCACGCAAGACGCCATCCCAAGTGCTTTGGCCAGTGCCATACCTATTATCGAATAAGTGCTTTGTATATGAGTCATTAACGGCTATTATTGGGTAAAGAAGAGTCTTTTCGCGCTCCATTGCCTTAAATCTAAGCACTCCTGTAGTTGTTTCCTCGGTTCCTCCATAAATGTTCTTGACCATTGACTTAAAATCGATATTACCGATCATCTCCTTAGCATACCTTATAGAATCATCATTTATATCCATGGCTAACTTATGTAGAGTTATGGTTAAATCGCCCCCATCATCAAGCGTTACCTGTGGGGAGTGGGATATTGCTGCTCCAATTGCATTATAGTACTCCCGCTCATTCATTCCCTTCCAAGCATACACTTTTATGCCATCAGTGGCCAATGCGGCTGCCACATCGTCCTGGGTCGATAATGGATTCGATGGAGCCAAAAATACGTCGGCCCCCCCGGCAACTAAGGTTCTGGCGAGAACAGCGGTCTCCTTAGTTATGTGGAGGCTAGCCGATAAACGCAATCCAGCGAGCGGCTTCTCCCGTTGAAATCTCTCCCTAATGAGAAGAAGAACAGGCATATTGCGTTCAGCCCACTCTATCTGCATTCTTCCGCGATCAGCTAATCCCGGATCCCGTACCTTGGATTCAACCATGGGGCTCCTCCCCTCATCTATTTTTAACTACTCCGCTTCATAATTAGTTGAGTAATCATTATTAAAGTGAAATGAGGGAAAAGCAAATGGTTGGATCGTTTGAAATAATAATAGGGCCAATGTTCTCAGGAAAAACCGAGGAATTAATACGTAGATTAAAGAGGCACGAAATTAGGCATAGACGTACTCACTTATTTGCGCCAATTAACTCAAAGGGGAGGTACGGAGGAGTAGAGGAATGGAGGAGCTTAGGTGGGCTCAGTTATGGCGATGTAAGCTTCATAGGTGAAGATAATAATGGAGTCACTGCATTAGTCAATGAAACACTAACAAAGGGCTTCGACGTTATCGGAATAGATGAGGTGCAATTCTTTACTCTTGGGAGCGAGGAGCCGCCGCTAATAGTTGATGCGATACGATTACTTAATGAGCGGGGAATAGATGTAATAGCCGCCGGTCTTAACATGGATTTCAGGGGAGAACCGTTTGGGAAAATGGGATACCTCATAGCCATAGCGGATAAAATCACTCAATTAACGGCCGTCTGCGATGTATGTGGTAGGGAGGCTTACTATACTCAACGATTATTAAATGGAAAACCAGCACCATACGATTCACCCCTCATAATGATTGGAGCAAGGGAAACCTATCAGGCTAGGTGCAAGGATCACCATGAGGTACCTAATAAAAGAATTAATAGGTTCCAGAATTACCAATTGAAAATTTAATTCATCACCAGTTATCTAGCCCAATAATGGAAATATCTCAATGGAATATTATTTCACTAATCCGTGTGCGGTGATGGTTCTTCCTGATTAGGTACTGTGCTTTCCGCTAATGTCCTCA
This region includes:
- a CDS encoding adenosylhomocysteinase, with the translated sequence MVESKVRDPGLADRGRMQIEWAERNMPVLLLIRERFQREKPLAGLRLSASLHITKETAVLARTLVAGGADVFLAPSNPLSTQDDVAAALATDGIKVYAWKGMNEREYYNAIGAAISHSPQVTLDDGGDLTITLHKLAMDINDDSIRYAKEMIGNIDFKSMVKNIYGGTEETTTGVLRFKAMEREKTLLYPIIAVNDSYTKHLFDNRYGTGQSTWDGVLRATNVLIAGKVVVVSGYGWVGRGIAARARGLGARRVIVTEVDPVRALEAVFDGFEVMPISRAAEEGDIFITATGDMRVINYEAILKMKDGAMLANAGHFNVEIDVDAIERNAIRKREIRPFMVEYKLPNGKVIFLLGEGRLVNLVAAEGHPSEVMDLSFANQALASEHIVKNKGRMQPAVYKLPEDLDIEIARLKLKAMGIGIDELTDEQRKYVSAWALGT
- a CDS encoding type II secretion protein F → MGFDDVALSSMMPLVRLMLKNEKRRAELERLLSSSLSFTAPERFLARILLVTLIITGIVVSLSLVLIIPNYEFFIVSFRNGMAFNSAFLPFTIKVLIGFSILVVPPLIFLMLYNMPKISSSDLAFKIDTELPFFSAYLSMMVSSGLSVFRAVERVASISILDTTARVSRMAYMRFKAFGEDPISALNDVALSSPSKSFMEFMTGYVTNVRTGGDVLHFVNTKLHDIVSATVERARRGAEMLGTLMESYIGSAVILLIGLDVMYLAQTVTPNGNAXAAVNXAINSNFMFGLXITPMITLAFMYLGEVSGFKTPFTDYRPYKVGGIAAAIAGVASLFFFVEWFHGNLANRVLLFGYPFDFTEVVGITLIIAFTPAAIYGSRIVSQRWELEKELSLFLRDFTELSKSGFVPEKIFETLSETRHYGELDPYLAEITKQVRYGEPLRNVVNSVMGRMHSYLAKVFNWLLLESIEFGGARPEVLESLASFSSDIVTIQEDARARMKPLRFVPYIGAGILILTLAIMLSSIVSLAAVLNHFPPSTIDLLSTSFSISVIINSFLMGFVAGKLGEGELAMGFKHAIALTALTLVVYMASPLIGHMLFGGLMANSSGGFP